One part of the Candidatus Eisenbacteria bacterium genome encodes these proteins:
- a CDS encoding GTP-binding protein: protein MSKARFERKKPHVNVGTIGHVDHGKTTLTSAITMYLAKRGLA from the coding sequence ATGTCAAAGGCTCGGTTTGAGCGGAAGAAGCCGCACGTTAATGTTGGGACGATAGGGCACGTGGATCATGGGAAGACGACGTTGACAAGTGCGATAACGATGTATTTGGCGAAGCGGGGGTTGGCGA